ttttatggggaaatggtttattttaaaattataaaaaaaatatgggggggtacattacaaaaaagaatacataaaaaaaattttttaacgaaattaaagaattagttggggagatatagggggcaaacgaaaaccgtcccgttttactccagtctcccctattagacatcgatttacacattctgtaaaaaaaaaattggttttaacaagaaaaataatcattatagcaacttcaaagttcctgggaaattttctatgaaccatttttctaaaactatttcttcatgaattgatttatgaatttattgattcaattgacttgaaatggtgtattatacatcgatttacacattctctaataaaaaaatttgttttaacaagagaaataatcattatagtaaCTTcgaacttcctgggaaattttctatgaaccatttttttaaaactatttcttcatgaaatgatttatgaatttaatgattcaattgacttgatttggtgtattagacatcgatttacacattctgtaataaaaaaattcgttttaacaagagaaataatcattatagcaacttcaaacttcctgggaaattttctatgaaccatttttctaaaactatttcttcatgaattgatttatgaatttcatgattcaattgacttgatttggtgtattagacatcgatttacacattctgtaataaaaaaattggttgtaacaagagaaataatcattatagcaacttcaaacttcctgggaaattttctatgaaccatttttctaaaactatttcttcatgaattgatttatgaatttattgattcaattgacttgatttggagtattagacatcgatttacacattctgtaataaaaaatttggttttaccaagagaaataatcattatagcaacttcaaacttcctgggaaattttatatgaacattttttctaaaattatttcttcatgaattgatttatgaatttattgatttacttGTCCTATGGCATATGCAATATCTGGTCTAGTCATAACCCTGATATGCACAAGTGATCCGACCGCTTCTCGATGGGGCACAGCtttcatttcatcttcttcttccttgttttGGGGTGACATCCCAGGTGAGAGCCTACAGCATGGATCAGCAGGGATGGTGGGTGGTGTACAGGTAGACATGTTGAATTTTTCAGCTATCTTGACGACGTATTCTGGTTGAGAAATGTATACCATTCGCTTGGAATGATCTCGAATGATGTCGATGCCAATGAGTCGGTGGGCAGGTAGAGAGCGAGTTTCAAATGCCATTTTTAGATGATCCAGGATGTCTGTAAGAGTTCGTTTGCGGTTGTTCAAGATGATTCCATCATCAACGTAAATGATGAGTATAATCAGCATCTCATCTATCTCCCCTTCACGTTGATGTTGGAAATATACACACGGGTCAGCTTTGATGGTGCTGGATAATACACGGTTCCGGATGTAAACCACATAACCGACAGCTTCGGCCCAGAGTGTAGAAGGTAGATTGCTTGCAAGAAGTATGCTGCGGGCTGCGTCCAGTGGCGTCCTATTCGATTTTGTTGAAGCTGTGTGAGGTCTGAGATCTAGTAGATAGAGAGTGTTGCCGGAACTTTTTCCTGTTAGTACGAGTTCATCACCATGATGAAAGGAGACCATATCTTTGGAGAAGTGAGCTTCCAATCCAGAGCTGGTAGCAGCAGCAATCtaagaaattcttttcttcatgaattgatttatgaatttattgataaaattcataaataaaagaacaaaaataacaacaaaaataagaacaaaaataacaacaaaaataagaacaaaaataacaacaaaaataacaacaaaaataacaacagaaataagaacaagaataagaacaaaaataagaacaagaataagaacaagaataagaacaaaaataacaacaaaaataacaacaaaaataacaacaaaaataataacaaaaataacaacaaaaataacaacaaaaataacaacaagaataagaacaacaataagaaaaaaaataacaacaacaataacaacaaaaataacaacaaaaataacaacaaaaataacaacaagaataagaacaagaataagaagaagaccttttcagaatgataataacCTTTATTAATGATAGAAAAgaatgctgtgactgtgctgtgcatttttctaaaactttttcttcttgaattgctctatgaatttattgattcaatagacttgaaatggtgtattagacattgatttacacatcctgtaataaaaaaaatggttttaacaagtgatataaatattatagcaacttcaagtgctgtgcagtgctgtgcctggaagaatttcttcttgtttctattttataAACAtcttggatgtttttatgaattcattgattcaattaactttaaatgatgtattggacagtgattaaaacatcctgtaagaataaatcgctttgaataagcgaaacaataaatatatcaaattcaaattcattgaagtggtgtttcccacctcgccaaagcagtatttttgatttttcttcaacgccaatgcaagatatatcTTATACGGAGTTATCTTgtggttttattgtagaatagcatattccacacttattcagaattataattacctttataaatgatagaaaagaatgctgtgactgtgctgtgcatttttctaaaactttttcttcttgaattgctctatgaatttattgattcaatagacttgaaatggtgtattagacattgatttacacatcctgtaataaaaaaatggttttaacaagtgatataaatattatagcaacttcaagtgctgtgcagTGCTGTGCctagaagaatttcttcttgtttctatttcataaacatcatggatgtttttatgaattcattgattcaattaactttaaatgatgtattagACAGTGATTTatacatcctgtaagaaaaattcgcttgaataagcgaaacaataaatatatcatattcaaattcattgcagtggtgtttcccagctcgccaaagcagtatttttgatttttcttcaacgccaatgcaaaatatagcttggcgaagcttggcgaagcttggcgaagcttggcgaagcttggcgaagcttaaCGTCTGTTAGTCAAGGGATCCCGTGACGTTCGGTATGCGCTCACGAAAgaggagcagaaaaaaagcggggaatatatagggaagaaattataactgccaataacacaaaccaaataatcaaaaagtgaTCGGTTCAACCAAATTAATGCAtaatcttatttaaaaaaccgaaaaatgcattttctgtTCACATTTACTTAGTTAAAAACTCACAGATCCTCCCCAAATctctttatttaaaattaggcGCTTAGGATGCAGCGTTGccatttttacaattttctgaaatttcgtaaaatttcTTACACACCGACGTATGATGGCCCCAAGGCCCCAGATTATGACGTCTGTCTgtcggaaattaaataaagttgatatccctctattttttaagatatacTGTAGTTCAGATTTTCTAAACAAAGTCTATTTTTTTACGGTTCCCGCCGACTTCGGGATCGCGTCCCGCTTGAACGCCCCGGCTGCCAGCGGCCGCCAGTCGACAGACTtggcttttcgtgtgtgtcataccccccccccccctaaccaTATTTTAGCCTCAAACATTttgctaaagaaaaaatattttttggtcgCCCAGCTCCCAGACTATAAGTTCCCCGGTCTCGACCGGGCTCAAGTTAGGCCTACTAGtagttttagaaaattggttcatagaaactcttccaggaactgaagttgctatattgattgtttcCGGTAGTAGCCTCTAGCCTATTTCAATCACATCAGAAATTCTGTCATtgaaatcaatattttttcgaaacagaagaaacatttttgagTTTTTACTGGTGGCCATCGTCACGGTGCGTCTGTCATATTAGACGCTTTTTAAATGGCAGAGGGGCAGACGAAAACCCGTAAGTCCGTTAAGAATAAGATGGCAAGATTTTTTTAGCACGAAGACCGGAGAAAGGCAATAAgattttaacaaaaagaaattttcaaccTATTGGTTGGTCTATTTATATATTAGTCAATTTTTTGGTATTGCAATGAATGCTTTGTTGAAATGCATCTCTGAAAGTATATTGCATCAAATTTAAGTTCACACTATTactcttttcaaaaatttcatttgccaTGGTATATAAGAAGACGTAGGCCTACTACTAGTAGAGTCTGGCCTGCTTTTAGTAGGCTTAGTGTACAACGGTGTAGTAGATATACTTTCAAAAGAATTCATTTTCTCGGTTAAAGGCATGTGTCGCTGGTGTTTTTTCGTAGTTGTCTGTAATTCACTAAAACTGTTTGGTCCACTATCAATAAGATTGACGTCTTCAGTGCTTGTTCTAGAAGTAACAGTCTTCAAAGTTGCAATATTAATACAGGAAGTGGTAGAGATGTTGGATTGTATTATGATGGGAAGTGTGCTTGAAAGTGAATGAGttctctgctgctgttctTCATTTGGCTTATTTGAATggtgatattttttattagcaTGATCATTACTGTCAAAGTATTCATTCACTTCGGTGGCGTACTGTCTGTTGCGGAGATTGTGAGAGATGCATGCGGTTCCGTTTTTAAAATAGTCCGGCATGCAAACGCACATACCGTAAACGGAAGAGCATTTTGCGTTAGCAGAACAGCTGCTCCGTGCTGATTCTATCTCGTCCACGAAACAAGGGCTAAATGTTGCCATGATAAATAACGTCtgtttgaaagagaaaaaaaaaacatataagTTGCTGAAAAGAGTTAATCAAAAAACATATCCATGGTCCGCGATTCAAAAGCCATTGcaagattttaaataaataattggcaAATATGGCCATAAGAAAATCTATAACATCCGAAAAGTTATGCAAAATCCCTCACCACGGCTTGTCCTTTCCGTCTTAGCTCGTTGCCAGTCATGTTACTGAACAGTTTACACATTTTGTGCTGGTCAATATCGTATTGACTGAAAGAAACTATTTGACAATCAGCTGTTCTACTGCATAGACGAACGCACGAAGCTAAATCTGGTAGTCGTTTGACAGAGAGAAGTGGTTGCCCATGAACTGCAAACCCGCGAAGTATCACTGGTCGCAAATCTTGTCTCACTGGCACTAGAGTTACCACTTTTGGCGAAACGATCCCATAACTGAAATCCTGCTgacgatgaagagcgcagtcACAAGCTTGAAATTCCGGTGGGCATGAAGCAGTAGTTTTTGTACCTTCCGACTTTTGGTAAGCGGAAGCGCTGCGAGATGTTGCGCAAACGGAGGCGGCCGAACACAGAGGATCATTACGGCATAACTccaagctttaaaaaaatcaaatatgtcgtgttaaaaaaaatgattgcaCATGTATCTATGTATgtgaaattattaaaaatctaaccagTGTTTCCAGGAAGTGCGGAGGCAAACGGTACTTCGATTGGTCCAAATTAAAAGCAAAGGAAGCACGAAGGCCTTGTATTGTTCACTCTCTAGGTATTGAGGAAACGATTTAGAACTATTTTCATTGGCATACTGGCACTTGTCAGATAACTCGAGGGACAAAATCCGAGAACAGATTCTTTTTCGACTTTGCCACCATTTTTCTTGTATTGTTGGAATATTATTTTGGGATATTTGAGCGAAGAGATAATGGATTGGTTTTACTTGTAGACTAATCACGACATAATGTTTTAGAGCTGATTGAATCCAGTGATCAGCCGTTTGCAGGTCATTTATTGGAGGAGAAAGCGCTGAACCGgaataaatttgtgttttggCTGATGCCATAAAATCTGTTGCCAGCTTTTGGCTATTCCTTTTAACAGTAAAAGCATTACTTCGTGAAACAATGTAGAGTCCGGTAGCCGTGGCATGGGAAACGAAACTCAGATTCTTCCGCTTAAACGAGTCAACCGTTTTCCTGTCTAGTGTAAACCGAATAACTACTTCCGTTCCAAGGATTACTCGATCAACGTAATGAGCTCCGAAATCCTCGATGAATTCATCCAGCTCTTCCTCGTCATCCGTGTTTTCGTTAGTTGTCATTCGTAGCCGATGCGCATATTCGCGTTTGATTTGTGGTTCATGGCTTCTTGAGGTGTTGACAAGAGGACAATTCAAGTGAGTCATAATGAACAGATTACCTGCCATTAAACCCGCCTGAATGTTTAGCAAGTCGTTGTCGTTAGCACTAGAGACTGCGCTGATAATGGCCGAATTATTAAATCTGTGGTCTTCATCTTTAAAAGAGAACGCTAAGAATCGGCGAGTCCACCGGTGATAAGCAGTAAGGTTGTCAATCAGGACAGATTCAACATTAGGCTGGCAGCGATCCGCATTCTGTGTTATTTGACACTCAAGCAGTAAAGTGTGCTCTAGTAGAGGTCTTCCATAAATATTCTTGTGAAGTGGATTTGCTCGCATGATGTCGTATCCAGAGGTGAACAGTGCAGATGGATAACCCACCGTTGATCGATTATGACAGAAAAGTTCCGGCACTGacgtgtaaaataaaaaaaaacacagataATTTCAGTCTGTGAAGTCCATAACTTCATGaccagcattttttttaattcgttgTAAACTAATAAACTGTAGTATACACAATTACACATTCCATATTTGAACTGCTCAAATTAATTAACAGCATCAATAAACCACGCAAATCGTGCGCTGTATCGTATAAAAATTGATATAATGGGAGTATTTATTATACCTTGCTTTGATAATGAATTCGAATGCGATTCAGAATTCGAACGGGAAGAGTCTCTCGTGGTTTCTTGACGGCTGCTCCAAACTATCAAACTATAGATGTATTTTTAGTTAAATAAATTAcgctttaattattttgtcgccttacacattttttatttgtaaagcTAATTGGGTCTAAAGAAAATTATGGCGTTGcgcatgtttttcttcttccaaactGAATTAGGACTAAACGGATTGCACGAAGAAAGTGTGTAGGATTTTTATTAGTATGCGGAAGCACACGAATTGAATACGTACGCAATTCACCGTACAAATGAGATGTGTCAAGTTtgtgatttatttgttttcatatAGAACTGAATGTCAATTCTTTCAAACTATAAAATTCTTTGCGGACTTGAACGCGTGGTAACTTAGAATTAACTGCACGTATTGCATCGGTCAGTCCAgcaataaattattttcaaaggcTATATTGTTGATTCAGGTTTAGGGTTATTCTTATTCCAAAGGTATAAGTTAGAAGAATCATTTACGAGCATATATACGTGACAAACGTACTCattcgagagagaaaaggccttATATGTATACGCCCACCCGCAGCCTCGCTCACTTCTATATAACAGCTACATCCCCAAAAATGTCGTCTGGGGGCTGGAAGAAATGATCTCTGCTGCGCTTTCAATTTGTAAAAGGCTCCCACAAGTCAACGTGATTCATGGCAAGATAGGTAAGATAACGATGCATATGTTATTGCTGTACTAGCTGCTGAACTTCCATTTATGTGAATCCCGATGAGCGCTTTATCAACGCTTTCCTTGTTCGCCcctttcatttatttacagAGCCAGatattaaaaaccaaaaaaaacgtgagGAAATCGTCAATAAGGATATTCATCTCGGGTTTCTCACAATATTTATGGCAAAAGAGCGACAGAATGTTTATATGTTTGAACCAAGAGGTCCTGACTCTTGAATGCAGGTTCTCAATTGTCAACGAAAATTTTAGTGGAACGCTCGCGTAGCCTCTTGTATAACAGTCTCAACTATGCCGCACTATTACTGCGCAATAGGAAGCGGAACTAAAGCCCAAGCGGATTAAGACAAGATTTACTATCTTGTGCCATTAAACGGCTTattccttttgaaaaataaacactGAATTTTGGCCGTTTGCggttatttgaaatttatgtCATCTATCTATGACAGCTGATGCAGATTCTTGATGTGTGTTTATGTGTGTTTTTAACTTTCATCGATaaaatatattatattattttacATAATTGACAGCATTTttacttaatttaatttctttttaaatgcaaATATCATCACCTTTTCACGGGAGTAATCGCGTTTAAATGTGCTTCCTTGAATCACAGCATAGTAAATcggtaaaactttttttttttatttcccttgtTTTAGAATTACTTAAGGTTAGATGTAATAACTGCTTTGTAACGAATATGctggatttaaaaaagaaatctttttttggtattccTTACCCCAATGAAATAGCACCGACTAGGAGTATGAACAAAATAAAGCTGGACCACACACAGGCCGTCCGGTTCCATAGCGGTCCTTTCGTCACGCAGACTGGGGATGAGgactacatttaaaaaatatcgatagataaatatttcaaatattcgACCCGAATTATAATTATGAGGTTTAATTGGTGTTCTTGTCAGATATTTACCTTCGAAATCGCTGGACATTCTTCAAGTTCCAGTCCCGAAGCCAAAACTTCGGAGTTGTTTGACAGCATAAAATTGGAGTTAGAATTTATTCTTGAAATTGAACTGTGGGGTCCTGCTGCAACCGGAACACTTTCGGATTTGTAATCAATGTCAAGCGAGCTTCGGGTAGTTGGGAAGGTGGACAGCTCATTGTTGCCACAATCATTATCGTCGATGTTGAAAGAGACTTGTCTTATTTCTTCAACCATTTTAAACCTGAAAATGGTTTGCGacaaaaaacgaaatcatATTACTATGACTAGATGTTTGCGCAAAATTATCCACACTGCCACACATTAATCCATGATATTGAAGCGAGACTGCTGTGTTGGTTTttctattgttattttttttctctgtggtAGAATGATAGGCTACACCGATAGTAACCGTTGTATCAGCCACTTTTGTCCACACGTTACGCTATCCTTAAATTTATTGTCTAGTGACCCAAAGTCATATTGTTGAAACATCTGTTGAGAGAAATCcaccagccccccccccccccttcattGGCCAGCAACCACTGGTCGACTCGAGTCACTTATTATGTCACAGCCCTATAACTTTCTACCTAGCTTGGATTTATGAACCATCGTCGAGGTAAAGGGAGTGGTGACAGTTAAgggagaagggaaaaaaaaccagGTTGTACTCCATCCAATCTTTGCTTTTTACATAGATGTAGAACATAGGTAACAATGTTGTACAGTTCTCCTTTACATGAGGGGAGTCAAGAATGGGACAAAAATCATGAAACTATAGTCAAAAGCTTTTTATAAGAATTATCAGCAGCTGTTCGCCGTGTTGCATCCATTTTATATCAGTGCGCCCTACTTGTTTAAATGTACATAATATTTTGGGTAATTTACAAATTATATTTAGTATTACcgtaaatcaataaaaatgtgaaaacttCATGGGCGCATAGCCAAACAGATACACGATCAGCTaaggaaaattatttgtttagcaaaaaataaaagagtaaTGAAAGAAGCGCGTGCACAGGCATACATAGGCCAATATTTAGTTCATGATTCATGGTGTTTTACCGCTTACTATTTTTGAAGTGATTCCAACGCAGActaaagaaagttgaaaaatttggtcGAGGGTGATGGAGATAAAAGTGATGGATTGGTAAGGTAGCCCCTACCCAGTTCCAGCGGAGCCAGCGAAGCGAAGAAAGATTACTACATAAGATATGAATTGTTcaagtaaagaaaaagtcaaaatgctGAAACTGAAGGTATGTTAAGCACATAGATAAAATCAAAGGCATAcctcctactttttttttctttctaattatGCGCTGCAGGGAAGTCCATCGAGGATTGATGACGTATTTTAGTTTCCAGATGAAGTGAAGTATTGTGAAACACTATGCAAACTTATTGGTTTGAATGATCCATAAATACGATGCTGataatggaaaacaaaaagcatCTGTTCCGAAACTGGTTTTCTTAACTAGAACTGAGGCGAATAGAAAAACACGTCCGTCCTTCGCCGTGAACGCTGTAAAACTGAATAAAAATATGAGTGTAGACTGTAGACATACATAGACAGTACAGCAGACCTATTACACGGTCGCATGGGTTCACACAGGACACGAACCtataaaaagttggaaaagcaaaagcaaaaaaaaaaaaaaaaaatcttcgtgATTTCTCTTAGTCTTGGTCTATTGGTGTTGATatctaaagaaaatatttttagaaattcttGTTTTAATGGAAGAATATCAAGCGAAATATTAAGCATAATTGTACCAACTTAGATGAGCAACTAAGTTGTCGAAATTTCACGTTGATCTAGCAGCtgcatttgtttttatacTGATATGAATTAAACTACACTATTGGGAGGATTTGGTTGTGCAtatggaaaattaaaaattaagtcTTCCGTGTCGACATGTTGTGCGCAGTTGCCTAACTTGATTGTACAAATTCCAAAAACAAATACTCAGACTAGAAATCATTTGTAGGATTTTTGTTTCGTGAAAACCAATGGATTTCACGTgaaatcaacattttttattatgtgtGTACGTAAGGAAACGGAATAATTTGTGGCTTGACAGCTGGTCCGATACTATCGTACGTAGCCTACCGGTACTTGTGTACGTAGCGGAGTGATCGTTTACTTACACGCAACACCCCCACTGAGAAATCTTGATAGATATTTATTCTAGTCATGCATGCTAGCTGCGTGAATTTTAGCTCGTGGTCTAGCAACTGAGttgggaatttttatttactttatcTGGGCATTTTAGAATGTTGTCTACTCTACCTTGAGTATTTCGAATATTAACCGAGAGATCACGTCATTATATATCGGAAAGGCATATTTGGAGCTAATTATGTATTAACGGGATCGTAAGTAAcagtaaaaaattcaaaattcaattgttgaaaataaaaatatttgtaattAATGATCAACCATCGAATAGACGAATGAGTTATGCGgatcttatttttcattccgATGAAATCAGGAACTAAATGCTTCAATTTCCGTTTCTATTCGCGTCACTAACGTCGTACTTATAAATTTTCAGATTAGCAGTGCTTATTTTATAGTATTTATTCATAGCTAACACAAACTTACTGATTTATTTATGTAACGCGCATCACATTAAAAAAACGATTTTAGCGCGGCaacgtatttttatttcaaacacCTTTTTGCATCTCTTGTACATAGATGTCACTAGACATGTCTGTGAGACGACGAATTTTCGAAAACATCTAGAATTTGGAATGAAGGATAAATCGTTGTATTCGCGTTTGTGAAACATACAGAATTGCATTCAATTTCCAGTTGTTACTTCGACGGATCAGAATTTGTGATTTTCTTGAGAAATGTTTGGTCTTATTGTATCGGGGCGTTTGGTAAGTTTCAGTGTTTGTGTTTGCGTGTAAATACGTTTCCACAACTACAAGGTGCCTTGATTTGCTATTGTCAATACATTTTTACAGGTCCAGACCAACTTTCAACAAATTACAGACTCACAATTTGTTATTACTATTCCTGATGCCGATAATATCAACCATTTGGTAGTATTTTTGACTGGCGCATCACCATTCCCAGAGGGATTTGGTGGATCAGGTTGGTTAGAGTACAAATCTATGTTAAAGGAAACATTTTTGCATTCTCTGGaagattgatttttaaataacacaaaataatttttttaatagtgtACTTCAGGTGGCCCGAGCCAGATCTATCAGCCCCACCGGTGTGGCAACTACTAGGTAACCTCACCAATAACAAACCATCAAGCATTTACAAAATCACTGGCTTGAAGAAGAATCCGGGAAGTTATAGCCCTAGTATGTTTGGGGTGCACCAGGGGGAAATACATCATCATGCTCAAATAGGGATTTCAATTGAGCCTCTTAGCCTCATTTCCAATCAATCTCCTAGTGCCATTACAGAGCCTAGTAGCACCACAACATTCCAGGAGTTTGCTGAACGTACTcttcaaaatcttttcaatTATGCAGCAAGTTTTGCTGTTACTCAATCACAAATGACACCAAATCCATCAGAAAGTTTCATCCCAATGTCTGTTTTAAGAAACTGGTACACTAACTTTATTAGAAAACTAGAATTGAATCCTCAGTTTTGGAGAAGTTGAAAGAATTCTTATTAAATTCTTATCAACTTCAAGTAACCTCAACTTTTAATTGATGAATACATGCTAATTGATTTAAGTAATAAACAAGGCTTGTTAAAAGTTTATATTGTTATGCAAAGTTCAATTAACCATCTTAGTTCATCTTCATCACACACGTCTTgtattgtttgaaaaaatatttacatacTAGTCGTTCCCGTGTCCAGCTGTTTGACAATCGCTTCACGATCACGAAGTATTTTCCACATctgatctttttcttttttgcttaacgggcgttttttttgtttagcgGCAGCCATTTTACGATATACGTCTAATACctattcaaaaaagaagttgggAATAATGTAGACGAGCTCGATAAGCAGAGATgacacttgaaaaatgaataccTCAGCGTCCGCTGCAATCAATTTTTTCCGTATTTCCTGacgtttcatttcttcttgacTGAGGCGGTACAGTCGTTTCAGTTGTTTCAAGTTGTGCAGTGAAATGGCCCTCAATTCTCCTTGGCATCGACGTAACTCCGTCAATATTT
The sequence above is drawn from the Daphnia pulicaria isolate SC F1-1A chromosome 1, SC_F0-13Bv2, whole genome shotgun sequence genome and encodes:
- the LOC124332815 gene encoding uncharacterized protein LOC124332815, translated to MVEEIRQVSFNIDDNDCGNNELSTFPTTRSSLDIDYKSESVPVAAGPHSSISRINSNSNFMLSNNSEVLASGLELEECPAISKSSSPVCVTKGPLWNRTACVWSSFILFILLVGAISLGLIVWSSRQETTRDSSRSNSESHSNSLSKQVPELFCHNRSTVGYPSALFTSGYDIMRANPLHKNIYGRPLLEHTLLLECQITQNADRCQPNVESVLIDNLTAYHRWTRRFLAFSFKDEDHRFNNSAIISAVSSANDNDLLNIQAGLMAGNLFIMTHLNCPLVNTSRSHEPQIKREYAHRLRMTTNENTDDEEELDEFIEDFGAHYVDRVILGTEVVIRFTLDRKTVDSFKRKNLSFVSHATATGLYIVSRSNAFTVKRNSQKLATDFMASAKTQIYSGSALSPPINDLQTADHWIQSALKHYVVISLQVKPIHYLFAQISQNNIPTIQEKWWQSRKRICSRILSLELSDKCQYANENSSKSFPQYLESEQYKAFVLPLLLIWTNRSTVCLRTSWKHCLELCRNDPLCSAASVCATSRSASAYQKSEGTKTTASCPPEFQACDCALHRQQDFSYGIVSPKVVTLVPVRQDLRPVILRGFAVHGQPLLSVKRLPDLASCVRLCSRTADCQIVSFSQYDIDQHKMCKLFSNMTGNELRRKGQAVTLFIMATFSPCFVDEIESARSSCSANAKCSSVYGMCVCMPDYFKNGTACISHNLRNRQYATEVNEYFDSNDHANKKYHHSNKPNEEQQQRTHSLSSTLPIIIQSNISTTSCINIATLKTVTSRTSTEDVNLIDSGPNSFSELQTTTKKHQRHMPLTEKMNSFESISTTPLYTKPTKSRPDSTSSRPTSSYIPWQMKFLKRVIV
- the LOC124336940 gene encoding protein OPI10 homolog: MFGLIVSGRLVQTNFQQITDSQFVITIPDADNINHLVVFLTGASPFPEGFGGSVYFRWPEPDLSAPPVWQLLGNLTNNKPSSIYKITGLKKNPGSYSPSMFGVHQGEIHHHAQIGISIEPLSLISNQSPSAITEPSSTTTFQEFAERTLQNLFNYAASFAVTQSQMTPNPSESFIPMSVLRNWYTNFIRKLELNPQFWRS